TTGAAAGTCTGACTTTTGAAACTGGCGTGCCCGACCACGCAGTTTAATCCCCAACTTTGTAGCAGCCGCAGCACTCATACGTCTGTCAGGTGGGCTACCACTGTGATAACTAGATGTCCCAGCAGAGTCACAGAGGATGCTTTCGCTCAAGCCAGCCTGCTCAATTAAATGATTCATGATATTTTCTGCCGATGGCGATCGGCAGATGTTACCTAAGCAGACAAACAGCAACTTGTAAGGCATAGATATTATTTGTCCTTTGTCAATAGTCATTTGTCCTTTGTCTTTTGTCCAATGACTAATGACCCTTCGGGTTCACCAGTTGCTCATAGGGGAAACCCCCTTGGCGCTAGCCTCTCCCTTTGGGAGAAGACCGCACTGGCTCACCAATGACTAATGACCAATGACTAATGACTAAAATCCAGGTAACTCCAACCCACTGGTTAATTCTTCCATACGTTCTCGCATGGTTGCTGTGGACTTGTTGTAGGCTTCTTTCATTGCCACTGCTACAAGATCGGAAAGTACTTCTGCACCTTCTGCTAAAGCTTCTGGAGAAATTTCCACCCGCTTGGGTTCTTGGTTCCCACTGACAATCACCTTTACCAGTCCACCGCCCGATTCTCCTTGAATCTCCATTTGCTCCAATTCTTCTTGGAGTCGCTTTGCACCTTCTTGAACTTGCTGCGCTTTCTTAAAAGCTTCAGCCAATTCTTTCATTTTTCCTAAGCCGAAGCCAAATCCCTGTCCTTTTCCTGTCATAATTATTTGTACGCTTATGCGTTGAATAACAAATCAAATTCAATTATAGATGCGGTAAGTAATTTGACTCTTTTTTTACCAATAATTAATGCTTCATAATAATTGGGAATTGGGAGTAGGGAATTGGGAGTAGGGCATTGGTTATTAATTCTTCTTCCCCATTCCCCATTCCCCATTCCCCACTCCCTATCCACAAGCACCTTGAAACTCTCCGAGCATTTTGACTTCTGGCTCTAAATTAATAGACCAACGTTCTTGTACTTGGTGTTGTATGTGGCGAATAAGACAGAAGATATCACTAGCTTTTGCTCCACCACGGTTAACGATGAAATTAGCATGAAGTAGTGCTACTTGCGCTCCACCAATTTGGTAGCCTTTCAAACCAGTTTGTTCAATTAACCAGCCAGCACTGTAAGGTTTGGGATTGCGGAACACACTACCACAACTGGGGAAGTTATATGGTTGGGTGCTTAACCGATGCTTTTTGTGTTGTTTGGTGATTGCTACAACTGCTGCTGGGTCGGCACCTGGAGCAAGTTGTAAGGTGGCTTGGGTAACGATGCGATCGCCACCTTGCAATAATGAAGTCCGGTAGCTATAACCTAATTGATCGGGGGTAAGAGTTTCTAGCGTCCCATCAGGTGAAAGTACTTGGGCACTAACTAACATATCTGCAATACAGCTATTATGTGCCCCTGCATTCATCACTACAGCACCCCCTGCTGTTCCAGGAATGCCAACAGCCCACTCCAAACCTTCCCATCCTAATTCCGCTGCTGCCCATGCCAAACTAGGAATTGATTCTCCAGCAGCAACGGTTAATTGACCTGTCTTCGGGTCGAAGTGACTGAAGCGGAGATGACGAGTCGCAATGACTAAGCCTGATATACCACCATCGCTCACCAGCAAGTTAGAACCTGCTCCCAGCGTTGTCACCTTTAAATCACGTTCCTTTGCGTATTTAAGACTTGCTTGCAGTGCTTCTACATTTCGGGGGGAAACGTACAATTGTGCTTCTCCCCCAACTCTATAGGAAGTAAACGCTGACAAAGAAGCCTGAGACTTGATTGCACAATCAGTATTGGGTAAGTAGATTACTTCACTCTCCACCGAATTAGGTGTTTGCTGTTTCTTTGTATTCAAAGAAGAAACTGTGCAGACGTTTCCAGCGGCCTGGGAAATGGTCATTTTTACTTTTTTTTGGTAAAATTTTTACATTTATTTACCGCAAAGATACGGTAATGGAGTTAACTTATGAAACCGTTACTAGAGGGTCGCTTTGCTCGGAAATAAAACTTTGCAAAGTCTCCACTTTAGGATGTGGCTTTAGCAGGCTCACAAAGGGTTGTAATTACTTCAGGAATCACCTGGTTCAAGTTTCCAGCTCCCAAAAACAACGCCAAGTCTCCTGGGCGTAATGTTTGTAGCAAGTACTCACACACTGCGGGTAAAGTTGGTTGATAAACTACCTGCGAATGCTGTTTAGCAATCTCTGCGGCTAGACTTTCACCACTAATTTGCCCTAAATTTGGTTCACCTGCACTGTAAATATCAGTCAGCACAACCAAGTCAGCATGTGCAAAAGACTCGGCAAATTCTTCTAAAAAGGTGAGTGTACGGCTATAGCGGTGAGGTTGGAAGATGGCAACCACTCTTTGCCCTGGTCTTGCCTGTAAACGGGCTGCGGCGAGAGTAACACGAATCTCGCTCGGATGATGGGCATAGTCATCGATGAAGGTAATGCCATTGACTTCACCTCGGAACTCAAAGCGTCGTCTTGCTCCTTCAAAGGTGGCGATACCTTTGGCAATTGCTCCAAATTCTAAACCCAAGGCGCGACCAACAGCCACGGCGGCTAGGGCATTGCTGAGATTATGCCGACTGAGCAGCCGCAATGTCAATACTCCCAAAGCTTTGCCTTTTTCCCAAACCAAAGCCGTAGTGCCATCAGCCCGATAATCAATATTGGTGACGGTGTAATCAGCGTTGGTATCTGAGTGTAAGCTGTAGGTAATTGTGGGTTGTAAGCGATCGCGCACTGTCGCACAGTCAACGCTACCTATCAATGTTTTACAACTCTTAGCAAATGTCTGGAAGATGTCAATGACTTCTTCTAATGTATCGTAGTGGTCAGGATGATCGAGTTCAATATTGGTAATGATGCCAATTTCAGGAGCGTGTTTTACCAGGGAACCATCTGATTCATCTGCCTCGGCTACCAAATATTGGCTTTGTCCCAGTCGAGCATTACCAGACCATGCATTAACTTCGCCACCGACTAAAATTGTTGGGTCTAGGCCTGCTTCCAAAAGCATATAGCCAATCATGCTACTGGTTGTGGTTTTGCCGTGTGTTCCTGCCACTGCAATGCTGTAGTACTCGGCAATTAGAGCTGCTAGTACATCTGAACGATGTAAAATTGGACAACCTAATTCCAGCGCTGCTTTGTATTCTAAATTATTAGTGTTAATTGCTGTTGAACAAATGACTTGAGGCAATTTCGAGTTAGTATCAGGAGTTAATTGTTCTTGTGAATTTAATACTACTGCATTAGCCAATACTTGAGGCCGAAAGAATTCAAGATTGCTCGCCTCTTGTTTACCAAAAATATGAGCGCCGATAGATTCCAACTTGTGCGTAATATGGTTTGGACGAAGATCCGAACCTGATACTGGAAATTGGCGCTTTGTGAGAACGTATGCCAGAGCAGACATACCTATGCCACCGATACCAATGAAATGAAATGGTCTACCACTAAAATCTACAGAATTAGTCATTTATTGCTCCTCTTACACCACACCACACCATAATCACAAATGACACGCGTATCATAACAGGAATTTGATTTTTACCGTAACTACTCCTGTATCATGTTCATGTTTGATGTCCAAATGATGTTTCTGCTCTGGTTTTCTTTGTTCAGAATGATTTTACCTTGGTTGGAGGTTTTTGCTATTTTTGAACTGTTCTTAAGATTATTCTGAAAGTTTTGGCCGCATCGGGAAAGAAATTCTTGTAATGTCAAATACATAAATTTGGCTGCCTTACTGTAATTGGCTACATAATACATTGTTTAGTGAAACTGATTTGAAATTGCATCAAGTCTAGGCGTGAATTGAGTAAAATAGTACATTGGTAATGAAACTATTTTCCAATTGCATAAAACCCAGGCATAACTGGATGCAGCAACTAGCAATTTTTGGTGGCACATTTGATCCAATTCATTGGGGACACCTGCTTGTAGCCGAGACAGCTTTGCATCAAGTATGCCTTGAAAAGGTAATTTGGGTGCCATCCCTAAATCCTCCTCACAAAGAAGCAGCTTTGTTTGAGCATCGTGTGCAAATGCTGCAATTAGCCATAAAAGA
This Nostoc sp. C052 DNA region includes the following protein-coding sequences:
- a CDS encoding low molecular weight protein-tyrosine-phosphatase, with the protein product MPYKLLFVCLGNICRSPSAENIMNHLIEQAGLSESILCDSAGTSSYHSGSPPDRRMSAAAATKLGIKLRGRARQFQKSDFQDFDLILAMDRENYENILTLDRTQEYQHKVRLMCEFCSRHTLKEVPDPYYGGEEGFNQVIDLLIDACEGLLTKVKSEEL
- a CDS encoding YbaB/EbfC family nucleoid-associated protein — protein: MTGKGQGFGFGLGKMKELAEAFKKAQQVQEGAKRLQEELEQMEIQGESGGGLVKVIVSGNQEPKRVEISPEALAEGAEVLSDLVAVAMKEAYNKSTATMRERMEELTSGLELPGF
- the murB gene encoding UDP-N-acetylmuramate dehydrogenase, with translation MTISQAAGNVCTVSSLNTKKQQTPNSVESEVIYLPNTDCAIKSQASLSAFTSYRVGGEAQLYVSPRNVEALQASLKYAKERDLKVTTLGAGSNLLVSDGGISGLVIATRHLRFSHFDPKTGQLTVAAGESIPSLAWAAAELGWEGLEWAVGIPGTAGGAVVMNAGAHNSCIADMLVSAQVLSPDGTLETLTPDQLGYSYRTSLLQGGDRIVTQATLQLAPGADPAAVVAITKQHKKHRLSTQPYNFPSCGSVFRNPKPYSAGWLIEQTGLKGYQIGGAQVALLHANFIVNRGGAKASDIFCLIRHIQHQVQERWSINLEPEVKMLGEFQGACG
- the murC gene encoding UDP-N-acetylmuramate--L-alanine ligase, giving the protein MTNSVDFSGRPFHFIGIGGIGMSALAYVLTKRQFPVSGSDLRPNHITHKLESIGAHIFGKQEASNLEFFRPQVLANAVVLNSQEQLTPDTNSKLPQVICSTAINTNNLEYKAALELGCPILHRSDVLAALIAEYYSIAVAGTHGKTTTSSMIGYMLLEAGLDPTILVGGEVNAWSGNARLGQSQYLVAEADESDGSLVKHAPEIGIITNIELDHPDHYDTLEEVIDIFQTFAKSCKTLIGSVDCATVRDRLQPTITYSLHSDTNADYTVTNIDYRADGTTALVWEKGKALGVLTLRLLSRHNLSNALAAVAVGRALGLEFGAIAKGIATFEGARRRFEFRGEVNGITFIDDYAHHPSEIRVTLAAARLQARPGQRVVAIFQPHRYSRTLTFLEEFAESFAHADLVVLTDIYSAGEPNLGQISGESLAAEIAKQHSQVVYQPTLPAVCEYLLQTLRPGDLALFLGAGNLNQVIPEVITTLCEPAKATS